The window TCATCATCTGCTTGGCCAGGACAGGCCGGGGTGGCTTTGGAATGCCTCTTGGGGGAAACAGGAGGGAATTCCTCCTCAATGATTGAAGGAACTGGTGAGGGAGGACCGACAAAAGTCAGATTCCTCCCTGAGGATGAGGCCACAGCatcttttccctccatttttggCCTAGCAGGAATGTTGTCCTTCTTGGCCTCGAAGTCTGGCTCTTGCACATTCTTGTTATTTGATGAGGGTACAGTGCGGTGAGGGGGATCTCGGAATGGCAGGGTTTTTGTCTTCTTTAACAGACACTTTTGCTGTTCCTGGGCCAAGTCTGTGAATGAAGAAGGTACCATATGAGCAAAGGGGAAGAAATCGGAAAAGAGATTGTGGGTGGGAAAGCTAGCAGCAGCACAGGGATTATGATCTCCCAAGAGTGATACCTAGCTTTTGGAGGACAACTGGATGTCAACCTACTCTCCTTAGTGGCATACTTGGAGGAAGCCCAAGAGACAATtcccttacttccaaacccattGATAACCTTATTATTTGAACAGAGTTGTTTGTGTGGAGTCACCTCCTTAGACTGGAAGCTCCTCCAGGCCAGGACCCACCTTGAGCCTTTCTTTATATACACCCAGTGCTTCCTATGGAGCTTAGTGCACAATagataatgaatatttattgactatggCCTCCacttattcttccctctttctttggcttttaaacTCTGCACTCTTGGTTTCTCACATTCTCATTCAGTCGAGTTTTACTAGTTGAAATGTAAAATTACTCCTATAATTTCAAAAGTTCAAAAatgaatgcatttttaaattaaatttatttagtattttgcccaatttacattaaaaaatgttcttatttgttttttttttaattttactttgtaGGTTCTTTCCTTGattcccacccacaattaagaaactacatttaaaattttgcaaaacatttccataaaagttgaggaaaaaaacatagatctcccatcttaatgaaaaataaaaagccttcagaaaaattaagtgaaaaatagagagattaaaaagggaaatagagaatgcttcaatctgtattcagatacaatcattccttttctgtgaatggataggattttttttttttaaccataactCTTCAGAGTAGTTATGGATGATTTTGTTACTGAGAATTACAAAATCATTTTACGCTGATCACtgtgt of the Sarcophilus harrisii chromosome 1, mSarHar1.11, whole genome shotgun sequence genome contains:
- the LOC116420518 gene encoding uncharacterized protein LOC116420518 — its product is MVKKSRAFSQDLAQEQQKCLLKKTKTLPFRDPPHRTVPSSNNKNVQEPDFEAKKDNIPARPKMEGKDAVASSSGRNLTFVGPPSPVPSIIEEEFPPVSPKRHSKATPACPGQADDDPWKRTSKVYSILDSAETGPEPSLELPQEESSASAQEFGPLWAIKVVGAPWKRTPKVCPGLPPQEASPSLRDFSLREDYQSIPGS